The following are from one region of the Ruficoccus sp. ZRK36 genome:
- a CDS encoding LysR family transcriptional regulator translates to MELRHLECLAEVVRRGGFSAAARTLGMSQPTVSKALGQLEHECGARLLDRLKEGVRLTEAGERVLKRAKVMLAERDHLNAELAELRGLETGRLRLGLPVLGSSILFAPLVAEYRRCYPGIEVDLREHGSRHLEEQVRSGEIEMGATLAPVPADFEWQQVADEPLAALLPAGHPLAERETVKFKELTDSPFILFESGFVLNVLLGKACRKRGVELNVAARGAHADFIIALVSAGLGVSVLPRLVIETRNHSSIRTPLIEDKDMRWKLGLIWRRNLSLSPAASRWLSLVREHRGQG, encoded by the coding sequence ATGGAGCTGAGGCATTTGGAGTGTTTGGCGGAGGTCGTCCGTCGGGGCGGGTTCTCCGCTGCGGCGAGGACGCTGGGGATGTCACAGCCCACGGTGAGCAAGGCCCTCGGACAGTTGGAGCACGAGTGCGGGGCGCGTCTGCTGGACCGGCTGAAGGAGGGAGTACGCCTGACCGAGGCCGGCGAGCGTGTCCTCAAGCGAGCCAAGGTCATGCTGGCCGAGCGAGACCACCTGAACGCGGAACTGGCCGAACTGCGTGGACTCGAGACCGGGCGTTTACGCCTCGGCCTGCCCGTACTGGGCAGCAGTATCCTTTTCGCGCCGCTCGTGGCTGAGTACCGCCGGTGCTATCCCGGGATCGAGGTCGACCTGCGCGAGCATGGCAGCCGCCACTTGGAGGAGCAGGTGCGCAGTGGTGAGATCGAGATGGGGGCGACGCTGGCCCCTGTGCCCGCTGACTTCGAATGGCAGCAGGTGGCCGACGAGCCGCTGGCCGCGCTGCTGCCCGCCGGGCATCCTTTGGCCGAGCGCGAGACGGTGAAGTTTAAAGAGCTGACGGACAGCCCCTTTATCCTCTTTGAGAGCGGCTTCGTGCTGAATGTCCTGCTGGGCAAGGCCTGCCGTAAGCGAGGGGTCGAGCTGAACGTCGCTGCCCGTGGTGCGCACGCTGACTTTATCATCGCGCTGGTATCGGCGGGGCTCGGGGTGTCTGTGCTGCCGCGACTGGTGATCGAGACACGCAACCATAGCTCCATCCGTACTCCGCTTATCGAGGACAAGGACATGCGCTGGAAGCTGGGGCTGATCTGGCGGCGGAACCTGTCGCTATCGCCCGCTGCCAGCCGATGGCTGAGCCTGGTGCGGGAGCATCGCGGGCAGGGTTAG
- a CDS encoding beta-L-arabinofuranosidase domain-containing protein — protein sequence MKTSSSRKSSPSSLGALHLSGPVAHHMERFSYERITSECAHTVVFHEAEEAFRTKIDDSSGVHGIWQGEYWGKWMIGAVRHCEYTEDADLKDFIRKSVHTLIAMQEPSGYIGTYRDPMYVLPADPKVTEKVLGEALDWNWNIWCRKYTLWGLLEAYRLLGESEILQAAERLAAHLISSLRELGIRLGETGTFAGIPSGSILKPMVLLYQASGNEAYLDFARQIVADWQREDGLRPNLIAKALSGQPVHEWYPDPKRWAKAYEMMSCFDGIIALYRVTGESVLLESAIAFHRLLKQYEYNAVHSVGFNDIFYHGASQLNAISEPCDVIHWMRLCGELFLETDDKAYLDDFELAFYNPFLASVCRDGKWGSRGVRTHTRHLYAFGQAKMKHNHCCVDNVPRGFLNFAQMAVTLEADTVSINFYSPFESELALPDGGAISVGISGDYPGDGKVAINWNVAGTSPVKLRLRIPAWATQATLAHAGSVQTGAGDWFELVAEPGAGTAEMAFDREVVVREHAAQEDIADWYRMRWTEPGIEELMRTERGSTLQYGPLLLARSRFLGNTEEEMFGDPLPAGSTCTLSPIESDAVDYAFEAEWKAGDRSLLTRVCDYASAGNQVTDDTKLFSVFF from the coding sequence GTGAAAACATCATCCTCCCGTAAGTCTTCTCCCTCCAGCCTTGGAGCCCTGCACCTGAGCGGCCCGGTCGCCCACCACATGGAGCGTTTTTCGTACGAGCGCATTACCTCGGAGTGCGCGCATACGGTCGTCTTCCATGAGGCCGAGGAGGCTTTTCGTACGAAGATCGATGACAGCTCGGGCGTTCATGGGATCTGGCAGGGCGAGTACTGGGGTAAATGGATGATCGGAGCCGTCCGCCACTGCGAGTACACGGAGGACGCCGACCTGAAGGACTTTATCCGCAAGAGCGTGCATACGCTGATCGCGATGCAGGAGCCCTCCGGCTACATCGGGACCTACCGCGATCCGATGTATGTCCTGCCAGCAGACCCGAAGGTGACCGAAAAGGTCCTCGGGGAGGCCCTGGACTGGAACTGGAATATCTGGTGCCGCAAGTACACGCTGTGGGGCTTGCTGGAGGCCTACCGACTGCTCGGCGAGTCGGAGATCCTGCAGGCGGCTGAGCGTTTGGCCGCCCACCTGATCAGTTCTCTGCGTGAACTTGGTATCCGCCTCGGGGAGACCGGGACGTTTGCAGGTATTCCCAGCGGCTCCATCCTCAAGCCCATGGTGCTGCTCTACCAGGCAAGCGGTAACGAAGCCTACCTGGACTTTGCCAGGCAGATCGTCGCCGACTGGCAGCGTGAGGATGGCCTGCGCCCGAACCTGATCGCTAAGGCGCTCAGCGGGCAGCCCGTGCATGAGTGGTACCCCGACCCCAAGCGCTGGGCCAAGGCCTATGAGATGATGTCCTGCTTTGACGGCATCATCGCCCTCTATCGTGTCACCGGGGAGTCCGTGCTCCTTGAGAGCGCGATCGCGTTTCACCGGCTGCTCAAGCAGTACGAGTACAACGCCGTCCACTCGGTCGGCTTTAACGACATCTTTTACCATGGCGCATCGCAGCTGAACGCCATCTCCGAGCCCTGCGATGTGATCCACTGGATGCGTCTTTGCGGCGAGCTGTTTCTGGAAACAGACGACAAGGCCTATCTGGACGACTTCGAGCTGGCCTTCTACAACCCCTTCCTGGCCTCTGTCTGCCGGGACGGCAAGTGGGGCTCACGCGGCGTTCGCACCCATACCCGCCACCTCTATGCCTTTGGGCAGGCGAAGATGAAGCACAACCACTGCTGCGTGGATAATGTCCCACGCGGGTTCCTCAACTTTGCCCAGATGGCCGTCACCCTTGAGGCCGATACGGTCTCGATCAACTTCTATTCACCCTTTGAGAGTGAGCTGGCGCTACCCGATGGAGGTGCGATTTCGGTCGGCATCAGCGGAGATTATCCCGGCGACGGTAAGGTCGCTATCAACTGGAATGTCGCAGGGACCTCCCCCGTAAAGCTTCGCCTGCGTATCCCCGCATGGGCGACGCAGGCCACCCTGGCGCATGCCGGAAGCGTGCAGACCGGGGCAGGGGACTGGTTTGAGCTGGTAGCCGAACCGGGCGCGGGAACGGCGGAGATGGCTTTCGACCGCGAGGTTGTCGTGCGCGAGCACGCCGCCCAGGAAGACATCGCTGACTGGTACCGGATGCGCTGGACGGAGCCGGGTATCGAGGAGCTGATGCGCACAGAGCGCGGCAGTACCCTGCAGTATGGGCCGCTGCTGCTGGCCCGCAGCCGCTTCCTGGGGAATACCGAGGAGGAAATGTTTGGCGACCCATTGCCTGCCGGCAGTACTTGTACTCTGAGCCCGATTGAGTCCGACGCTGTCGACTATGCCTTTGAGGCGGAGTGGAAAGCCGGTGATCGCAGCCTGCTTACCCGAGTCTGTGACTACGCTTCGGCGGGTAATCAGGTGACGGACGACACAAAGCTGTTCAGCGTCTTTTTCTAG
- a CDS encoding helix-turn-helix domain-containing protein, which produces MSTRPPVTPIISKHIKNPDEQNDFICGYRYCHAETVSWQQRITDRYGLMLCVRGSGEISHGSQCLKVKSRDLILLKPNYDHAFHACGDWDFLWFHFHTRPHVTSAMDWPEAIPGVGRTHLVKAEYDASLAAMTEAHQLDLKRSSNWRELSMLLLECTMIRGYNSHASESAGINSQMQMAQQLLIDSDDSIDQIAQRCGLSRAGLFAKFKKAVGVSPGQYREEARLRRAAQLLEMPGFTVSEIADQVGMPDPFYFSTRFRKVYKISPSQYRKQLLKDGRRSSR; this is translated from the coding sequence ATGTCAACGCGCCCTCCAGTAACGCCCATTATAAGCAAGCACATCAAGAACCCGGATGAGCAGAACGACTTCATCTGCGGGTATCGCTATTGTCATGCCGAGACCGTGTCGTGGCAGCAGCGGATTACAGACCGCTATGGGCTGATGCTGTGTGTCAGGGGCTCGGGGGAGATTTCTCATGGCTCCCAATGTCTGAAAGTGAAGTCGCGCGACCTGATCCTGCTCAAGCCGAACTACGACCACGCCTTTCACGCATGCGGGGATTGGGACTTCTTGTGGTTTCACTTCCACACGCGCCCCCACGTGACCTCTGCGATGGATTGGCCTGAGGCAATCCCGGGAGTCGGCCGCACTCACCTCGTCAAAGCCGAGTATGATGCATCTCTGGCCGCGATGACCGAGGCCCACCAGCTGGACTTAAAGCGCTCCAGTAACTGGCGGGAGTTATCGATGCTCCTGCTGGAGTGCACGATGATTCGCGGCTACAACAGTCACGCCAGCGAGTCAGCCGGTATCAACTCCCAGATGCAGATGGCCCAGCAGCTTCTCATCGACTCGGACGATAGCATTGATCAGATCGCTCAACGCTGCGGGCTTTCCCGGGCGGGGCTGTTCGCAAAATTCAAAAAAGCCGTCGGGGTCTCTCCCGGCCAATACCGGGAGGAGGCCCGCCTGCGCCGGGCTGCTCAGCTCCTGGAGATGCCGGGCTTCACCGTGTCCGAGATCGCCGATCAGGTTGGGATGCCTGACCCCTTTTATTTCTCCACACGCTTCCGCAAGGTCTATAAAATTTCACCCAGCCAATACCGCAAGCAGCTGCTCAAGGACGGTCGCCGCTCAAGCCGCTAG
- a CDS encoding glycoside hydrolase family 2 TIM barrel-domain containing protein, whose product MREQICFDEDWLFHRGDIDVPSPTLKSATYISSKTERMLSGPAARYYRDSLDVYGGDQLLDNTPWEHVTLPHDYIIEGTPDPAKNQTLGFFKYDNAWYRKRFVVEESDRDKRLSLYFDGVATHATVYVNGCQMAHNFCGYTSFEVDITDVVRYGEDNTVAVYVQSDSHEGWWYQGGGLYRHVWLKKTALLSVDTYGVWVNPKALDDGQWCVPVETTIRNDSFEPAEINITHEVIDPNGSCICTADTAVSVNRKHLGKAQAEMQVANPLLWHMNHPHLYTLRTTLRSPQGDPLDEYSVSFGFRTLEFNGEGFWLNGEKTVIKGVCCHQDYGLTGKAVPDNIHRYRMRLMKDMGANALRTAHYPHAEETMEACDRLGLMVMNETRWFESTPEGLAQLEMLMKRDRNRPSVIMWSVGNEEPFHETDEGRRIVQTMYAYAKRLDDSRPVMTAISNNPAMATVNDISDIIGVNYNLPAYDTLHEKYPTKTIISSECCATGTTRGWYLPEDEYRGRLDCYDRDVNQSFMGRERTWKYFMARPWLAGAFQWAGIEHRGEAAWPRLCSVSGAYDLYLIRKDAFWQNRSHWTDQPMVHILPHWNLSGREGEMIRACVYHNCEEVELLQDGKSLGRKKNEPYGHVEFQVAYHPGEVKAVGYRDGQPVCEDLKVTSGQARELRLELMNGDDLSPNGCDLAVVHCTCVDEAGQLVPDASPFISFTTNGLGSVAGTGSDHTDHIPPQCPDRRMWAGVCACAIRVGSKPGQLRVYAHAEGLKPATLEIDL is encoded by the coding sequence ATGAGAGAACAAATCTGCTTTGACGAAGACTGGCTTTTTCATCGTGGGGATATCGACGTGCCGTCCCCCACCCTGAAGAGCGCGACTTACATATCCTCAAAGACCGAACGCATGCTAAGCGGTCCGGCTGCACGCTATTACCGTGACAGCCTGGATGTGTACGGGGGAGACCAGCTCCTTGACAACACTCCCTGGGAGCACGTCACCCTGCCGCATGATTACATCATCGAAGGCACGCCGGACCCTGCGAAAAACCAAACGCTGGGCTTCTTCAAATACGACAATGCCTGGTACCGCAAACGTTTCGTAGTGGAGGAATCGGACCGGGATAAAAGGCTGTCGCTGTACTTCGACGGTGTGGCAACCCACGCCACCGTCTATGTCAACGGCTGCCAGATGGCGCATAACTTCTGCGGCTACACCTCTTTCGAAGTCGATATCACGGACGTCGTGCGCTACGGAGAAGACAATACGGTCGCGGTGTACGTCCAATCCGATAGCCACGAGGGCTGGTGGTACCAAGGCGGCGGACTCTACCGCCATGTCTGGCTAAAGAAAACAGCCCTGCTCTCGGTAGATACCTATGGTGTGTGGGTAAACCCCAAAGCACTCGACGACGGCCAATGGTGCGTCCCGGTTGAAACGACGATACGCAACGATTCCTTTGAGCCTGCCGAGATCAACATCACTCACGAAGTCATCGACCCCAATGGGAGCTGTATCTGCACGGCGGATACAGCGGTGAGCGTGAACCGCAAGCACCTGGGCAAGGCCCAAGCGGAGATGCAGGTAGCGAATCCGCTACTGTGGCACATGAACCACCCGCATTTATACACGCTTAGAACCACGCTTCGCTCGCCGCAGGGAGATCCCCTGGATGAGTACTCGGTGAGCTTTGGCTTTCGCACGCTCGAGTTTAACGGTGAAGGCTTCTGGCTGAACGGCGAGAAAACGGTCATCAAGGGTGTCTGCTGCCATCAGGACTACGGGCTCACGGGTAAGGCCGTCCCGGACAACATCCACCGCTACCGGATGCGCCTGATGAAAGACATGGGCGCCAATGCCCTGCGCACCGCTCACTACCCGCATGCCGAGGAGACGATGGAGGCCTGCGACCGCCTCGGGCTCATGGTCATGAACGAAACGCGCTGGTTTGAGTCCACTCCGGAGGGACTGGCTCAGCTGGAGATGCTCATGAAGCGCGACCGTAACCGCCCGAGCGTGATCATGTGGAGCGTCGGTAACGAAGAGCCCTTCCACGAGACGGACGAGGGCCGACGTATCGTGCAGACCATGTACGCCTACGCCAAGCGACTCGATGACTCACGCCCGGTGATGACAGCCATCTCCAATAACCCGGCTATGGCCACCGTCAACGACATCTCGGACATCATCGGGGTGAACTATAATCTTCCGGCCTACGACACCCTCCACGAAAAATACCCGACCAAGACCATTATCTCCAGCGAGTGCTGCGCCACCGGCACGACGCGGGGCTGGTATCTACCCGAGGACGAGTATCGCGGCCGCCTCGACTGCTACGACCGCGACGTCAACCAGTCCTTCATGGGGCGGGAACGCACCTGGAAGTACTTCATGGCACGCCCCTGGCTGGCGGGTGCATTCCAGTGGGCGGGCATCGAACACCGAGGTGAGGCGGCATGGCCCCGCCTGTGCTCTGTCTCCGGCGCCTACGATCTATACCTGATCAGGAAAGACGCCTTCTGGCAAAACAGGTCTCACTGGACGGACCAACCCATGGTGCACATCCTGCCGCACTGGAACCTGTCCGGCCGCGAGGGCGAAATGATTCGCGCGTGCGTGTACCACAACTGCGAGGAAGTGGAGCTCCTTCAGGACGGGAAAAGCCTCGGCCGCAAAAAGAACGAGCCCTACGGGCATGTCGAATTTCAGGTCGCCTACCACCCCGGTGAAGTCAAAGCCGTGGGCTACCGCGACGGTCAGCCAGTCTGTGAAGACCTCAAGGTAACGAGCGGGCAAGCCCGTGAACTACGCCTCGAGCTCATGAATGGCGATGACCTGAGCCCCAACGGTTGTGACCTCGCTGTCGTGCACTGCACCTGTGTCGATGAGGCGGGGCAGCTGGTGCCCGATGCGTCACCCTTCATTAGCTTCACGACAAATGGGCTCGGGTCTGTGGCCGGTACCGGCTCCGACCATACCGACCATATTCCCCCTCAGTGCCCGGACCGGCGCATGTGGGCCGGAGTGTGCGCTTGTGCGATCAGAGTCGGCAGCAAGCCCGGCCAACTCAGAGTGTATGCTCACGCCGAAGGCTTAAAACCCGCCACACTGGAAATCGACCTGTAG
- a CDS encoding class II fructose-bisphosphate aldolase, translated as MPLVTLNEILPQARSEKRAVCAFNVVNTETALAVLQAAEREQMPVIFQVYHRLFNTGKAPYMAALVRHLASKTSLPVALHMDHGQTHEQVRMAIEYGFSSVMYDGSAKPYEQNIRETREAVKLAHEAGLSIEGELGHIPGTDTETPPLPSADEVKAFVEETGVDAMAAAVGTAHGFYKTTPVIRTDLARACGEAVSIPLVLHGGSDTPEDKVKEVIAAGFSKMNIATEFMAEYLKALEAQVDAQRGKFNAIDLFMDPVTEHASKLAQQKIRLACGRA; from the coding sequence ATGCCACTGGTCACCCTTAACGAAATCCTGCCACAGGCGCGCTCCGAAAAGCGCGCCGTGTGCGCATTTAATGTCGTCAACACGGAGACCGCTTTGGCGGTCTTGCAGGCTGCTGAGCGTGAGCAGATGCCGGTCATTTTCCAGGTGTACCATCGCCTGTTCAATACCGGCAAGGCCCCCTACATGGCTGCGCTGGTGCGACATCTGGCCTCGAAGACATCGCTGCCGGTAGCGCTGCACATGGACCATGGGCAGACGCATGAGCAGGTCAGGATGGCGATCGAGTACGGCTTTTCATCTGTCATGTACGACGGATCGGCCAAGCCCTACGAACAGAACATCCGCGAGACCAGGGAGGCCGTCAAGCTCGCCCATGAGGCGGGCTTGAGCATCGAGGGTGAGCTCGGGCACATCCCCGGCACGGACACCGAGACCCCGCCCCTGCCGAGCGCGGACGAGGTCAAGGCATTCGTGGAGGAGACCGGCGTGGACGCCATGGCGGCTGCCGTCGGCACTGCCCACGGTTTTTATAAAACCACTCCCGTCATCCGTACGGATCTCGCCCGCGCCTGCGGGGAGGCCGTCAGCATACCACTGGTGCTGCATGGCGGCTCGGATACGCCGGAGGATAAGGTCAAGGAAGTGATCGCCGCCGGCTTCTCCAAGATGAACATCGCCACCGAGTTCATGGCCGAATACCTGAAAGCACTCGAAGCGCAGGTAGACGCCCAGCGGGGTAAGTTCAACGCCATCGACCTTTTTATGGATCCCGTCACCGAGCACGCTTCGAAGCTGGCTCAACAGAAAATCCGCCTGGCCTGCGGCCGGGCATAG
- a CDS encoding (Fe-S)-binding protein: protein MNTDSYRDVINACRFCFMCRHLATTANVSFREADIPRGNALIIDRLSMKPEQWSNPDFIKTFYDNTLSAACRKHCVSHFDEAGLALAARCDVVEQGLAPAEVQAVADALKADFDPQLSGEGCEVLYLKSTTYTAGAIAAADAFAGLMELAGVSYETLSVSDTGKALGALGYTKDAAELAAQVKALIEKSGCKSVVVSCPAAYDALKNDFAKWGAALDSIEVLHTSEYLLKLVESGKLKLPENASTVYYIDSDFLRNYNDMAEEPRALLKAAGCDLRPLGTNAEESFALGEGSVVFDKIRPTLAARLRARLIQEMDSTEDILVTASPYTYEVLTACTEPKLNVLTLEQACLAQAQTPAAV, encoded by the coding sequence ATGAACACCGACTCTTACCGCGACGTCATCAATGCCTGCCGCTTCTGCTTCATGTGCCGGCACCTGGCGACGACCGCCAACGTCAGCTTTCGCGAGGCTGACATCCCGCGCGGCAACGCGCTCATCATCGACCGCCTCAGCATGAAGCCCGAGCAGTGGAGTAATCCGGACTTCATCAAGACCTTCTACGACAACACACTCTCGGCCGCCTGCCGCAAGCACTGCGTCAGTCACTTTGACGAGGCCGGGCTCGCCCTGGCCGCCCGCTGCGATGTGGTCGAGCAGGGCCTTGCACCCGCCGAGGTACAGGCCGTGGCCGACGCGCTCAAGGCGGACTTTGATCCGCAGCTGAGCGGAGAGGGCTGTGAAGTGCTGTATTTGAAAAGCACGACATACACCGCCGGCGCCATCGCCGCGGCTGACGCCTTCGCCGGCCTGATGGAGCTGGCAGGTGTGTCTTACGAAACACTCTCCGTCAGCGACACCGGCAAGGCCCTGGGCGCGCTGGGCTATACCAAGGACGCCGCCGAACTGGCTGCACAGGTCAAGGCGCTGATCGAGAAGAGCGGCTGCAAGAGTGTGGTTGTTTCCTGCCCGGCTGCGTATGACGCGCTTAAGAACGACTTCGCCAAGTGGGGCGCTGCACTCGACAGCATCGAAGTCCTTCACACCAGCGAGTACCTGCTCAAGCTGGTCGAATCTGGAAAGCTCAAGCTGCCCGAAAACGCTTCTACGGTTTACTACATCGATAGCGATTTTCTGCGTAACTACAACGACATGGCCGAGGAGCCGCGAGCCCTGCTCAAGGCCGCCGGATGCGATCTGCGCCCGCTCGGCACAAACGCCGAAGAGTCGTTCGCGCTGGGCGAGGGCTCGGTTGTCTTTGATAAGATCCGCCCCACCCTGGCCGCCCGCTTGCGGGCTCGCCTGATCCAGGAGATGGACAGCACCGAGGATATCCTCGTCACCGCCAGCCCCTACACCTATGAGGTACTGACCGCTTGCACCGAGCCGAAGCTGAACGTCCTCACACTGGAGCAGGCCTGCCTGGCCCAAGCTCAAACTCCCGCCGCCGTCTAG
- a CDS encoding FAD-binding oxidoreductase has translation MLPQTTHYLFEMIRSELTWAIGEDNVSIDASDKLGHSIDYYWVPELWHDRGETPRCPDIIVTPETTEAVAEVMKIANKYKIPVTPWGGGSGSQGGALPVFGGISLDTKKLNRVIEVDEKALTITAETGCNMQQLEWATEKAGFSTMHFPASIGCATLGGFLAHRGTGVLSTKYGKIEDMTMSVEMVTPEGKIINTLPVPRHASGPDLTQLFLGSEGTLGVMTKATLKIHPIPECRKFHAYLFKDMHTAMAAGAEIMTSRLRPCAIRLYDNPETARLIKRVLDIDREGSYLVFGFDGPREMVDLEMAKACAICEKQDPEDLGTEAGETWWENRYKFFYPPYMFHMPQAFGTLDTVATFTNIEKVYWAMKNAVNDNFPEATFIGHFSHWYEWGAMLYARFIIEEPPQDPNEAVALYNKIWDTAVRAAIANGGVINEHHGVGLKLGRMMPELYGEAFDVLKRIKTAMDPLGIMNPGKMGFGV, from the coding sequence ATGCTTCCGCAAACGACGCATTACCTCTTCGAGATGATCCGCAGCGAGCTAACCTGGGCCATCGGCGAAGACAATGTCTCCATCGATGCCTCCGATAAGCTGGGGCACTCCATCGACTACTACTGGGTGCCCGAACTCTGGCACGACCGTGGCGAGACCCCGCGCTGCCCGGACATCATCGTGACTCCGGAGACGACCGAGGCTGTGGCCGAGGTGATGAAAATCGCCAACAAGTACAAGATCCCCGTCACACCCTGGGGCGGCGGCTCCGGCTCGCAGGGCGGCGCGCTGCCCGTTTTCGGAGGCATCAGCCTGGATACGAAGAAACTCAACCGCGTGATCGAGGTTGACGAGAAGGCGCTGACCATCACGGCGGAGACCGGCTGCAATATGCAGCAGCTGGAGTGGGCCACGGAAAAGGCGGGCTTCTCCACCATGCACTTCCCGGCATCGATCGGCTGCGCCACGCTCGGGGGCTTCCTCGCCCACCGCGGCACCGGCGTGCTTTCGACCAAGTACGGCAAAATCGAAGACATGACCATGTCCGTGGAGATGGTCACCCCCGAGGGGAAGATCATTAACACCCTACCCGTGCCGCGCCATGCCTCTGGTCCGGACCTCACCCAGCTCTTCCTCGGCAGCGAGGGCACGCTGGGTGTCATGACCAAGGCCACGCTGAAAATTCACCCGATCCCCGAGTGTCGGAAATTCCACGCCTACCTCTTCAAGGATATGCACACGGCGATGGCGGCCGGAGCGGAGATCATGACCTCGCGTCTGCGTCCGTGCGCGATCCGTCTTTACGACAATCCTGAAACCGCCCGCCTGATCAAGCGCGTGCTGGACATTGACCGCGAAGGTTCGTACCTGGTCTTCGGCTTCGATGGCCCCAGGGAGATGGTGGACCTGGAAATGGCCAAGGCCTGTGCGATCTGTGAAAAACAGGACCCCGAGGATCTCGGCACCGAAGCTGGGGAAACCTGGTGGGAAAACCGCTACAAGTTCTTCTATCCGCCCTACATGTTCCACATGCCACAGGCCTTCGGCACACTCGATACGGTGGCCACCTTTACCAACATCGAGAAGGTCTACTGGGCGATGAAAAACGCCGTCAACGACAACTTCCCCGAGGCCACATTCATCGGTCACTTCTCGCACTGGTACGAGTGGGGAGCGATGCTCTATGCGCGCTTCATCATCGAGGAGCCGCCGCAGGACCCCAACGAAGCTGTCGCCCTCTACAACAAAATCTGGGACACGGCCGTGCGCGCCGCCATCGCCAACGGCGGAGTTATCAACGAGCACCACGGCGTCGGGCTCAAGCTGGGCCGCATGATGCCCGAGCTCTACGGCGAGGCCTTCGACGTACTCAAGCGCATCAAGACCGCCATGGACCCGCTCGGCATCATGAACCCCGGAAAAATGGGCTTCGGCGTGTAG